In one Salipiger abyssi genomic region, the following are encoded:
- a CDS encoding HAD-IA family hydrolase, translating into MDLRLVIFDVDGTLVDSQADIMASMTAAFESAGLPVPDREAVLSQVGLALPIALMELAPAAKAQHESMIDAYKQRYFGLRSEKGTPQSSPLFPHVRSVLDQLHAENETLLGIATGKSRRGLDGLLDGHDMRPLFVTQQCGDDHPSKPHPAMLEAALSETGVPAKRAVMIGDTSFDMQMARAAGMLAVGVSWGYHDAARLKDAHLVIDDIRTLPGLLAQIWEQSA; encoded by the coding sequence ATGGATCTGCGCCTTGTGATCTTCGATGTCGACGGCACGCTGGTGGACAGCCAGGCCGATATCATGGCCTCGATGACTGCCGCCTTCGAAAGCGCCGGCCTGCCGGTGCCCGACCGCGAGGCGGTGCTGTCGCAGGTCGGGCTGGCGCTGCCCATCGCGCTGATGGAGCTGGCGCCCGCCGCCAAGGCGCAGCACGAGAGCATGATCGACGCCTACAAGCAGCGCTATTTCGGTCTGCGCAGCGAGAAGGGCACGCCGCAGAGCTCGCCGCTCTTCCCGCATGTGCGCAGCGTGCTCGATCAGCTCCATGCGGAGAACGAGACGCTGCTTGGCATCGCCACCGGCAAATCGCGTCGCGGGCTCGACGGGCTGCTCGACGGGCACGACATGCGCCCGCTCTTTGTCACCCAGCAATGCGGCGACGATCACCCGTCGAAACCGCACCCGGCGATGCTCGAGGCGGCGCTGTCGGAAACCGGCGTGCCGGCAAAGCGCGCGGTGATGATCGGCGACACCAGTTTCGACATGCAGATGGCGCGCGCGGCGGGGATGCTCGCGGTGGGCGTCAGCTGGGGATATCACGACGCCGCACGGCTGAAGGACGCGCATCTGGTGATCGACGACATCCGCACCCTGCCCGGCCTGCTGGCACAGATCTGGGAGCAGAGCGCATGA
- a CDS encoding amino acid ABC transporter substrate-binding protein has protein sequence MKKTVILGALTVAGLAAGAASAATLDDVKARGNLNCGVSTGLTGFSAPDANGVWQGFDVAVCRAVAAAVLGDPMAVEFVPTTGQTRFTALASGEIDMLARNTTWTFSRDNDLKFEFVGVNYYDGQGFMIPKELGVSSAKELDGATVCIQTGTTTELNLADFFRVNNISYEPVPIETNAEAQQQYLAGACDVYTTDASGLAATRASFEAPGDHVILPEIISKEPLGPLVRHGDNEWGDIVRWTLNALIAAEEYGVTSANIGELASAPGNNPEINRLLGTEGELGAMIGLEADWAQKAIMANGNYGEIFEKNIGENTPIGLSRGLNAQWTDGGLMYSPPFR, from the coding sequence ATGAAGAAAACCGTAATCCTTGGCGCACTCACGGTTGCCGGCCTGGCAGCGGGTGCCGCCAGTGCGGCGACTCTCGACGACGTCAAGGCGCGTGGCAACCTGAACTGCGGCGTGTCGACCGGCCTGACCGGCTTCTCGGCCCCCGACGCAAACGGTGTCTGGCAGGGCTTTGACGTGGCGGTCTGCCGTGCCGTTGCCGCCGCCGTTCTCGGCGATCCGATGGCTGTCGAGTTCGTCCCGACCACCGGCCAGACCCGCTTTACCGCGCTCGCCTCCGGCGAGATCGACATGCTGGCCCGCAACACCACCTGGACCTTCTCGCGCGACAACGACCTCAAATTCGAGTTCGTCGGCGTGAACTACTATGACGGCCAGGGCTTCATGATTCCGAAAGAGCTGGGCGTGAGCTCCGCCAAGGAACTCGACGGCGCAACCGTCTGCATCCAGACCGGCACCACCACCGAGCTGAACCTCGCGGATTTCTTCCGCGTGAACAACATCAGCTATGAGCCGGTGCCGATCGAGACCAACGCCGAAGCGCAGCAGCAGTATCTGGCCGGCGCCTGCGACGTCTACACCACCGACGCCTCGGGCCTCGCCGCGACCCGCGCCTCCTTCGAAGCGCCGGGCGATCATGTCATCCTGCCGGAAATCATCTCGAAAGAGCCGCTGGGCCCGCTGGTCCGTCACGGCGACAACGAGTGGGGCGACATCGTCCGCTGGACCCTGAACGCGCTGATCGCCGCCGAAGAATACGGCGTGACCTCGGCCAATATCGGCGAGCTGGCGTCGGCTCCGGGCAACAACCCGGAAATCAACCGTCTGCTGGGCACCGAAGGCGAGCTGGGCGCAATGATCGGTCTCGAGGCCGACTGGGCGCAGAAAGCCATCATGGCCAACGGCAACTACGGCGAGATCTTTGAGAAGAATATCGGCGAAAACACCCCGATCGGCCTGTCGCGCGGCCTGAACGCGCAGTGGACCGACGGCGGCCTGATGTACAGCCCGCCGTTCCGCTGA
- a CDS encoding replication-associated recombination protein A yields MADLFDKDPGATPESTAPRPLADRLRPRTLGEVIGQEQVLGPDAPLGVMLASGSLSSLVFWGPPGVGKTTIARLLADATELHFVQISAIFTGVPELRKVFEAAKHRRANGQGTLLFVDEIHRFNKAQQDGFLPHMEDGTILLVGATTENPSFELNAALLSRAQVLVLERLALADLERLAQRAEKELDRPLPLDGAAREALLEMADGDGRALLNLIEQVMAWRVTGKLDTDALTHRLMRRAAQYDKSGDGHYNLISALHKSIRGSDPDAALYWFSRMLEAGEDPRFLARRLTRMAVEDIGLADPQAQVACIDSWQTYERLGSPEGELALANAVIYLALAPKSNAAYAAYKGARAAAKKTGSLMPPKHILNAPTRLMKDQGYGSGYAYDHDAEDAFSGQDYFPEDMGRTQFYAPVERGFERDLKKRVEYFARLRRERNG; encoded by the coding sequence GTGGCCGATCTCTTCGACAAGGATCCCGGCGCAACGCCCGAAAGCACCGCGCCCCGCCCGCTGGCCGACCGCCTGCGCCCCAGGACGCTGGGCGAGGTGATCGGACAGGAGCAGGTACTGGGCCCCGACGCGCCGCTCGGCGTGATGCTGGCCTCGGGCTCGCTGTCGAGCCTGGTGTTCTGGGGACCGCCGGGCGTAGGCAAGACCACCATCGCGCGGCTGCTGGCGGATGCGACCGAGCTGCATTTCGTGCAGATCAGCGCGATCTTCACCGGCGTGCCGGAGCTGCGCAAGGTCTTCGAGGCGGCCAAGCATCGCCGCGCCAACGGTCAGGGCACGCTGCTGTTCGTCGACGAGATCCACCGTTTCAACAAGGCGCAGCAGGACGGCTTTCTGCCGCATATGGAGGACGGCACCATCCTGCTCGTCGGCGCCACCACCGAGAACCCCAGCTTCGAGCTGAACGCGGCGCTTTTGTCGCGGGCACAGGTGCTGGTGCTGGAACGGCTGGCGCTCGCCGATCTGGAACGGCTGGCGCAGCGCGCCGAGAAGGAGCTCGACCGCCCCCTGCCCCTCGACGGCGCGGCGCGCGAGGCGCTGCTGGAGATGGCCGATGGCGACGGGCGCGCGCTTTTGAACCTCATCGAGCAGGTGATGGCCTGGCGGGTGACGGGCAAGCTCGACACCGATGCGCTGACCCACCGGCTGATGCGGCGCGCGGCGCAATACGACAAATCCGGCGACGGCCATTACAACCTGATCTCGGCGCTGCACAAATCCATCCGCGGCTCCGACCCGGATGCGGCGCTCTACTGGTTCTCGCGGATGCTGGAGGCGGGGGAGGATCCGCGCTTTCTCGCCCGCCGGCTGACCCGCATGGCGGTGGAGGATATCGGCCTCGCCGATCCGCAGGCGCAGGTCGCCTGCATCGATAGCTGGCAGACCTACGAGCGGCTGGGCTCGCCCGAGGGCGAGCTGGCGCTGGCCAATGCGGTAATCTATCTGGCGCTGGCGCCGAAATCCAACGCCGCTTATGCCGCCTACAAGGGCGCCCGGGCGGCGGCGAAAAAGACCGGCTCGCTGATGCCGCCGAAACATATCCTCAACGCCCCCACCAGGCTGATGAAGGATCAGGGCTATGGCAGCGGCTATGCCTACGATCACGACGCCGAGGATGCGTTTTCCGGGCAGGATTACTTCCCCGAGGATATGGGCCGAACGCAGTTCTATGCCCCGGTGGAGCGCGGCTTCGAGCGCGACCTGAAAAAGCGGGTGGAGTATTTCGCCCGGCTGCGACGGGAGCGGAACGGGTAG
- a CDS encoding trypsin-like peptidase domain-containing protein, whose product MLRICLVALSLAAAPLAAQTPEPRVPESQAEISLSFAPLVKEATPAVVNIYARRVVQSRSPFAGDPLFGNLFRDFGGRPRVQNSLGSGVILSEDGIVVSNYHVVGQATDIRVVLNNGAEYEASVLIGDEEADLAILKLEDAGEMPFLPLRDSDTVEVGELVLAIGNPFGVGQTVSSGIVSGLARSGTATGNARGYFIQTDAPINPGNSGGALIDVKGRLIGVNTSILTRSGGSNGIGFAIPSALVAQFVDQARAGNDDFERPWAGMTGQPVNADISESLGLGLPNGVLIADLHPQSPFAEAGLEVGDVVLDVDGQPVNTPPEMLFRMSVRGLGHVARIRYLHDGAPQEAKVEMIAAPETPPREAVTLDEDAVLPGLALARINPAVGAELNLPLPDDGVVVTDPGPYGTRIGLRPGDVLRAINGRAVEKTGDVGRLLKRAAPRVRIDALRGGGRVSLRFRT is encoded by the coding sequence ATGCTCCGCATCTGCCTTGTCGCCCTCAGCCTCGCCGCCGCGCCGCTCGCCGCCCAGACGCCCGAGCCGCGCGTGCCGGAAAGCCAGGCCGAGATCTCCCTCAGCTTCGCCCCGCTGGTGAAAGAGGCCACCCCGGCGGTGGTCAATATCTACGCCCGCCGCGTCGTGCAGTCGCGCAGCCCGTTCGCCGGCGATCCGCTCTTCGGCAATCTCTTCCGCGATTTCGGCGGGCGCCCCCGGGTGCAGAACTCGCTGGGCTCCGGCGTGATCCTGTCGGAAGACGGGATCGTCGTGTCGAATTACCACGTCGTCGGCCAGGCCACCGATATCCGCGTGGTGCTCAACAACGGTGCAGAATACGAGGCCAGCGTGCTGATCGGCGACGAGGAGGCGGATCTCGCCATCCTCAAGCTGGAGGATGCGGGCGAGATGCCCTTCCTGCCGCTGCGCGACAGCGACACGGTGGAGGTGGGCGAGCTGGTGCTGGCCATCGGCAACCCGTTCGGGGTCGGTCAGACCGTCTCCTCCGGCATCGTCTCGGGGCTGGCGCGCTCGGGCACCGCCACGGGCAATGCGCGCGGCTATTTCATCCAGACCGATGCGCCGATCAACCCGGGCAATTCCGGCGGTGCGCTGATCGACGTCAAGGGCCGGCTGATCGGGGTGAACACCTCGATCCTCACCCGCTCCGGCGGCTCGAACGGCATCGGCTTCGCCATCCCCTCGGCGCTGGTGGCGCAGTTCGTCGATCAGGCCCGCGCCGGCAATGATGATTTCGAGCGGCCCTGGGCCGGGATGACCGGCCAGCCGGTGAACGCCGATATCTCCGAAAGCCTCGGGCTCGGCCTGCCGAACGGCGTGCTGATCGCCGATCTGCACCCTCAAAGCCCCTTTGCCGAGGCCGGGCTGGAGGTGGGCGACGTGGTGCTGGATGTGGACGGCCAGCCGGTCAACACCCCGCCCGAGATGCTGTTCCGCATGTCGGTGCGCGGGCTGGGTCATGTGGCGCGCATACGCTACCTGCATGACGGTGCGCCGCAGGAGGCGAAGGTCGAGATGATCGCCGCCCCCGAGACGCCCCCGCGCGAGGCGGTGACGCTGGATGAGGATGCGGTCCTGCCCGGGCTGGCGCTGGCGCGGATCAACCCGGCGGTCGGCGCGGAGCTGAACCTGCCCCTGCCCGATGACGGTGTGGTGGTGACCGATCCCGGCCCCTATGGCACGCGCATCGGGTTGCGGCCCGGAGACGTGCTGCGCGCCATCAATGGCCGCGCGGTGGAAAAGACCGGCGATGTGGGCCGGCTGCTGAAGCGCGCCGCCCCGCGCGTGCGGATCGACGCGCTGCGCGGCGGCGGTCGGGTCTCGCTGCGGTTCCGGACCTGA
- the rpsE gene encoding 30S ribosomal protein S5 gives MAERDNRRGNRRDRDETPEFADRLVAINRVSKTVKGGKRFGFAALVVVGDQKGRVGFGKGKAKEVPEAIRKATEQAKRKMIRVPLKEGRTLHHDIEGRHGAGKVVMRTAPTGTGIIAGGPMRAVFEMLGIHDVVAKSTGSQNPYNMIRATLNGLTREQSPRNVAQRRGKKVADILPKREEASADATLVAEEV, from the coding sequence ATGGCAGAACGTGATAACCGCCGTGGCAACCGTCGCGACCGCGACGAGACCCCGGAATTCGCCGATCGCCTGGTTGCGATCAACCGCGTGTCCAAGACCGTGAAGGGCGGTAAGCGCTTCGGCTTCGCCGCGCTTGTTGTCGTGGGCGACCAGAAGGGCCGCGTCGGCTTTGGTAAGGGCAAGGCCAAGGAGGTCCCCGAGGCCATCCGCAAGGCCACCGAGCAGGCCAAGCGCAAGATGATCCGCGTGCCGCTGAAAGAAGGCCGCACGCTGCATCACGACATCGAAGGCCGCCACGGCGCCGGCAAGGTCGTCATGCGCACCGCACCGACCGGGACCGGGATCATCGCCGGTGGTCCGATGCGTGCCGTGTTCGAAATGCTGGGTATTCACGACGTGGTCGCCAAATCGACCGGGTCGCAGAACCCCTACAACATGATCCGTGCCACGCTGAACGGCCTGACCCGCGAGCAGTCGCCGCGCAACGTCGCGCAGCGTCGCGGCAAGAAGGTCGCCGATATCCTGCCGAAGCGCGAAGAAGCGTCGGCTGATGCAACCCTCGTGGCCGAGGAGGTCTGA
- a CDS encoding amino acid ABC transporter permease (The N-terminal region of this protein, as described by TIGR01726, is a three transmembrane segment that identifies a subfamily of ABC transporter permease subunits, which specificities that include histidine, arginine, glutamine, glutamate, L-cystine (sic), the opines (in Agrobacterium) octopine and nopaline, etc.), with product MSEVHAQTVAYVRDSMVEQREPPLSQSGAYKWIHENLLSSWVNVLLTIVSLWVIWVALSHVIPWAALGIWSADSLAQCREIRDEIYGAGASVACWAVISERWNQLLFGFYPPELYWRPVLAFVVFLAAIAPVLFASLPRKMLWGSVVAPFALFWLIWGGSIWMPVAVALGFVLGWAVLRFAGPAIGALGGVVLAIVVPVLYWLFLAGPLAGGLAAALPIGLEPVGSNDIGGFMLATIIGVSGIILSLPLGIVLALGRQSDLFIINKCSVIFIEVIRGVPLIVWLFTASLLLNYFLPPGTNFDLMLRVIIMVTLFSSAYIAEVVRGGLAALPKGQYEAADALGLDYWKSMRLIILPQALKISIPGIVNTFIGLFKDTTLVVFIGLLDPIGLSNAIRASTEWNGIYWELFVFIGLCFFVFCFSMGRYSLFLEKKLRREHR from the coding sequence ATGAGCGAAGTACACGCACAGACCGTCGCCTATGTCCGCGACAGCATGGTCGAGCAGCGCGAGCCGCCGCTGTCGCAATCCGGCGCCTACAAGTGGATCCACGAGAACCTGCTGTCCTCCTGGGTCAATGTCCTGCTCACCATCGTTTCGCTCTGGGTGATCTGGGTCGCTCTCAGCCACGTCATCCCCTGGGCGGCGCTGGGGATCTGGAGCGCCGACAGCCTGGCGCAATGCCGCGAGATCCGCGACGAGATCTATGGCGCCGGTGCCTCGGTGGCCTGCTGGGCGGTGATCAGCGAGCGCTGGAACCAGCTGCTCTTCGGCTTCTACCCGCCAGAGCTCTACTGGCGCCCGGTGCTGGCCTTTGTGGTCTTCCTCGCAGCCATCGCACCGGTGCTCTTTGCATCGCTGCCGCGCAAGATGCTCTGGGGCTCGGTTGTGGCACCTTTCGCACTGTTCTGGCTGATCTGGGGCGGTTCGATCTGGATGCCCGTCGCGGTCGCTCTGGGCTTTGTGCTGGGCTGGGCGGTGCTGCGCTTTGCCGGGCCGGCCATCGGCGCGCTCGGCGGGGTTGTCCTCGCCATTGTGGTGCCGGTGCTCTACTGGCTGTTCCTCGCCGGACCGCTGGCCGGCGGGCTCGCGGCGGCTCTCCCCATCGGGCTGGAGCCGGTCGGCTCCAACGATATCGGCGGCTTCATGCTGGCCACGATCATCGGCGTCTCCGGCATCATCCTGTCACTGCCGCTGGGCATCGTGCTGGCGCTGGGGCGGCAGTCGGATCTCTTTATCATCAACAAATGCTCGGTGATCTTTATCGAGGTCATCCGTGGCGTGCCGCTGATCGTGTGGCTCTTCACCGCGTCGCTCCTGCTCAACTACTTCCTGCCGCCGGGAACGAATTTCGACCTCATGCTGCGGGTGATCATCATGGTGACGCTGTTCTCCTCGGCCTATATCGCCGAGGTGGTGCGTGGCGGGCTCGCGGCGCTGCCCAAGGGCCAGTACGAGGCCGCCGACGCGCTGGGGCTCGATTACTGGAAGAGCATGCGGCTGATCATCCTGCCGCAGGCGCTGAAGATCTCGATCCCCGGCATCGTCAACACCTTCATCGGGCTCTTCAAGGACACCACGCTGGTGGTCTTCATCGGCTTGCTCGACCCGATCGGCCTGTCGAATGCGATCCGCGCCAGTACCGAGTGGAACGGCATCTACTGGGAGCTCTTCGTCTTCATCGGCCTGTGCTTCTTCGTGTTCTGCTTCAGCATGGGCCGCTATTCCCTGTTTCTCGAGAAAAAGCTCCGCCGTGAGCACCGTTAA
- a CDS encoding amino acid ABC transporter permease, which yields MTTMTDPPGRGFRLSQLIYDTRYRSMTIQVVAMILLMLLFSWLVSNTIHNLQNLGKDFDFGFLSQPSGYDINQRLIDYNSQSTHGRAALVGIINTVLVAFLGCALATILGVIAGVLRLSNNWLVSRLMAVYVEGFRNVPLLLWIVLIFALMTESTPAPSAFRGENPDSTMLFDVFAITNRGVYIPAIHFGTPFFDNGFFNWLLVLIVLGASIFGIQRLRHWATEKQEATGARPTTWYFILGLLVIPTAILMVLMGAFWDIPSLQGFNFGGGIHLRNSLIALWLALSLYTGAFIAEIVRGGILAVSKGQTEAAYALGLRPGTTMNLVILPQAMRVIIPPLISQFLNLTKNSSLAIAVGYMDVRSTLGGITINQTGRELEGMLLLGLFYLVLSLLISGAMNIYNASVKLKER from the coding sequence ATGACGACCATGACAGACCCGCCGGGGCGTGGCTTCCGGCTGTCGCAGCTTATCTACGACACGCGCTACCGATCCATGACCATCCAGGTGGTCGCGATGATCCTGCTGATGCTGTTGTTCTCCTGGCTCGTCTCGAACACGATCCACAACCTTCAGAATCTGGGCAAGGATTTCGATTTCGGCTTTCTGAGCCAGCCATCGGGTTATGACATCAACCAACGCCTGATCGACTATAACAGCCAGAGCACGCACGGGCGCGCGGCGCTTGTCGGCATCATCAACACGGTGCTGGTGGCGTTCCTGGGCTGTGCCCTCGCCACCATCCTGGGCGTGATCGCCGGCGTGCTGCGCCTGTCGAACAACTGGCTCGTCTCACGGCTCATGGCGGTCTATGTCGAGGGCTTCCGCAACGTGCCGCTGCTGCTCTGGATCGTGCTGATCTTTGCGCTGATGACCGAGAGCACCCCTGCACCGAGCGCCTTCCGCGGCGAAAACCCCGATTCCACGATGCTCTTCGACGTGTTCGCGATCACCAACCGGGGGGTCTATATCCCGGCGATCCATTTCGGCACGCCCTTCTTCGACAACGGATTCTTCAACTGGTTGCTGGTGCTGATCGTGCTGGGCGCGTCGATCTTCGGCATCCAGCGCCTGCGCCACTGGGCCACCGAAAAGCAGGAGGCCACCGGCGCCCGCCCCACCACCTGGTATTTCATTCTCGGCCTGCTGGTGATCCCGACCGCGATCCTCATGGTGCTGATGGGCGCGTTCTGGGACATCCCCTCGCTTCAGGGCTTCAATTTCGGCGGCGGCATCCATCTGCGCAACTCGCTGATCGCGCTCTGGCTGGCGCTGTCGCTCTATACCGGTGCCTTCATCGCCGAGATCGTGCGCGGCGGCATTCTCGCCGTCTCCAAGGGCCAGACAGAGGCCGCCTATGCGCTGGGGCTGCGCCCGGGCACCACGATGAACCTGGTGATCCTGCCGCAGGCAATGCGGGTGATCATCCCGCCGCTGATCTCGCAGTTTCTCAACCTGACCAAGAACAGCTCTCTCGCCATCGCGGTGGGCTATATGGACGTCCGCTCGACCCTGGGCGGCATCACCATCAACCAGACCGGCCGCGAACTCGAAGGCATGCTGCTGCTGGGCCTGTTCTACCTGGTGCTGAGCCTGCTGATTTCGGGTGCGATGAACATCTACAACGCCTCCGTGAAGCTGAAGGAGCGCTGA
- the rpmD gene encoding 50S ribosomal protein L30, with the protein MAKTIVVKQIGSPIRRPAIQRQTLVGLGLNKMNKTRELEDTPAVRGMVAKIPHLVEIVEERG; encoded by the coding sequence ATGGCTAAGACAATCGTCGTGAAGCAGATCGGCTCGCCGATCCGCCGCCCCGCCATCCAGCGCCAGACGCTGGTGGGCCTGGGCCTGAACAAGATGAACAAGACGCGCGAACTGGAAGACACGCCCGCCGTGCGCGGCATGGTCGCCAAGATCCCGCATCTTGTGGAGATCGTCGAAGAGCGCGGCTGA
- a CDS encoding ATP12 family chaperone protein has protein sequence MSEWAPRRFYKDATAAPAEGGYGVFLDGRRVMTPGKSPLVVPTRALAEEIAAEWQAQEEKIDPGAMPFTRTANSAIEKVAPQREAVAQMLAEYGDADLLCYRAEEPEALVQRQAERWDPMLDWAETALGARLEPRTGLMHAAQEPGALEVLAARAHRLDPFELAAFHDLVSLSGSLILGFAATGTEHDPEDLWALSRLDESWQEELWGVDEEAREMASHKRAAFLHAHRFFALCRAA, from the coding sequence ATGAGCGAATGGGCCCCCCGCAGGTTCTACAAGGACGCAACCGCCGCGCCCGCCGAGGGCGGCTATGGCGTGTTTCTCGACGGGCGCCGGGTGATGACCCCGGGAAAATCGCCGCTGGTGGTGCCGACCAGGGCGCTGGCCGAGGAGATCGCGGCGGAATGGCAGGCGCAGGAGGAAAAGATCGACCCCGGCGCGATGCCCTTCACCCGCACCGCCAACAGCGCCATCGAAAAGGTCGCGCCGCAGCGGGAGGCGGTGGCGCAGATGCTGGCGGAATACGGCGACGCCGATCTGCTGTGCTACCGCGCCGAAGAACCCGAGGCGCTGGTGCAGCGCCAGGCCGAGCGCTGGGACCCGATGCTCGACTGGGCCGAGACGGCGCTGGGAGCGCGGCTGGAGCCCCGCACCGGGCTGATGCACGCGGCGCAGGAGCCGGGCGCGCTGGAAGTTCTTGCCGCCCGCGCCCACAGGCTCGACCCGTTCGAACTGGCAGCATTTCACGACCTGGTGTCGCTGAGCGGCTCGCTGATCCTGGGATTCGCCGCGACCGGCACCGAGCATGACCCCGAAGATCTCTGGGCGCTCTCGCGGCTCGACGAGAGCTGGCAGGAAGAGCTCTGGGGCGTCGATGAGGAGGCCCGGGAAATGGCATCGCACAAACGTGCGGCATTTCTTCACGCACATCGCTTTTTTGCCCTGTGTCGAGCCGCTTAA
- a CDS encoding RluA family pseudouridine synthase: MSGVQTITVGPGDGDQRLDRWLKRLFPHLQQGRIEKMCRKGELRIDGARAKASTRLATGQQVRIPPLPEPDEKPAAAPKPRVSEADAKLIQSCVLWKDDHIIALNKPPGLPSQGGSKQTRHVDGLAEALRFGFDEKPRLVHRLDKDTSGVLLLARTREMAQALTAAIRHRRTRKIYWALVAGVPTPYLGEIRYGLVKAAGHGRHGEGEKMICVHPRDMNATPGAQRAHTLYATLYRVAGRASWVALEPITGRTHQLRAHMAEIGHPIIGDGKYGGSGQENLGDGWGAQLGGIISKKLHLHARSISFEHPVTRKPVTITAPLPEHMAHSWETLGWAEDIAADDPFEELH, encoded by the coding sequence ATGAGCGGCGTACAGACCATCACCGTCGGTCCCGGCGACGGCGACCAGCGCCTCGACCGCTGGCTCAAGCGGCTCTTCCCGCATCTCCAGCAGGGGCGCATCGAAAAGATGTGCCGCAAGGGCGAGCTGCGCATCGACGGCGCCCGCGCCAAGGCCTCGACCCGGCTCGCGACCGGCCAGCAGGTGCGCATCCCGCCGCTGCCGGAGCCCGATGAGAAACCCGCTGCCGCGCCGAAGCCCAGGGTCTCGGAGGCCGACGCCAAACTCATCCAGTCCTGCGTACTGTGGAAGGACGACCACATCATTGCGCTGAACAAGCCGCCGGGCCTGCCGAGCCAGGGCGGCAGCAAGCAGACGCGCCATGTGGACGGGCTCGCCGAGGCGCTGAGATTCGGCTTCGACGAAAAGCCGCGCCTCGTGCACCGGCTCGACAAGGACACCTCGGGCGTGCTGCTGCTGGCGCGCACCCGCGAGATGGCACAGGCGCTCACCGCCGCGATCCGCCACCGCCGCACGCGCAAGATCTACTGGGCGCTGGTCGCCGGCGTGCCGACCCCTTATCTGGGCGAGATCCGTTACGGGCTGGTCAAGGCCGCCGGGCACGGGCGCCATGGCGAGGGCGAAAAGATGATCTGCGTGCATCCGCGCGACATGAACGCGACCCCCGGCGCGCAGCGGGCGCATACGCTCTACGCCACGCTCTACCGCGTCGCCGGGCGCGCTTCCTGGGTGGCGCTGGAACCGATCACCGGGCGCACCCACCAGCTGCGCGCGCATATGGCCGAGATCGGCCACCCGATCATCGGCGACGGCAAATACGGCGGCTCGGGGCAGGAAAATCTCGGCGACGGCTGGGGCGCGCAGCTTGGCGGGATCATCTCGAAAAAGCTGCACCTGCACGCACGCTCGATCAGCTTCGAGCATCCGGTGACAAGGAAGCCCGTCACGATCACCGCCCCCCTGCCCGAGCATATGGCCCATAGCTGGGAAACGCTGGGCTGGGCCGAGGATATCGCCGCCGACGACCCGTTCGAGGAGCTGCACTGA
- a CDS encoding amino acid ABC transporter ATP-binding protein: MQQQATETVDRSQMQVSDEVAIQITKMNKWYGSFHVLRDIDLTVHRGERIVVAGPSGSGKSTMIRCINRLEEHQAGQIIVDGTELGSDLKNIDKIRSEVGMVFQHFNLFPHLTILENCTLAPIWVRKIPKKEAEATAMHFLEKVKIPEQANKYPGQLSGGQQQRVAIARSLCMKPRIMLFDEPTSALDPEMIKEVLDTMVSLAEEGMTMICVTHEMGFAQAVANRVIFMDAGQIVEQNEPNAFFNNPQHERTKLFLSQILGH; encoded by the coding sequence ATGCAACAACAAGCGACCGAGACCGTCGACCGCAGCCAGATGCAGGTGTCCGACGAGGTGGCGATCCAGATCACCAAGATGAACAAGTGGTACGGCAGCTTCCACGTGCTGCGCGACATCGACCTGACGGTCCATCGCGGCGAGCGGATCGTCGTCGCAGGCCCGTCGGGCTCGGGGAAATCCACGATGATCCGCTGCATCAACCGGCTGGAAGAGCATCAGGCCGGGCAGATCATCGTCGACGGCACCGAACTGGGATCGGATCTCAAGAATATCGACAAGATCCGCTCCGAAGTCGGCATGGTGTTCCAGCATTTCAACCTCTTCCCGCATCTGACCATCCTGGAGAACTGCACGCTGGCGCCGATCTGGGTGCGCAAGATCCCCAAGAAAGAGGCCGAGGCGACGGCCATGCATTTTCTGGAGAAGGTGAAGATCCCCGAGCAGGCCAACAAATATCCCGGCCAGCTCTCGGGCGGTCAGCAGCAGCGCGTGGCCATCGCCCGTTCGCTCTGCATGAAGCCGCGGATCATGCTCTTCGACGAGCCGACCTCGGCGCTCGACCCGGAGATGATCAAGGAGGTGCTCGACACCATGGTTTCGCTCGCCGAAGAAGGCATGACCATGATCTGCGTGACACATGAGATGGGCTTTGCGCAGGCGGTGGCGAACCGGGTGATCTTTATGGATGCGGGCCAGATCGTGGAGCAGAACGAACCGAACGCGTTCTTCAACAACCCGCAGCACGAGCGCACCAAGCTCTTCCTGAGCCAGATCCTCGGCCACTGA